A segment of the Anaerolineales bacterium genome:
CGGGTTGATCGCGGCGGAAGACACGCGCCGGACGCGCCAACTGCTGACTCACTTTCAGATCGTGACCCCTGTGATCAGCTATCATGAGCACAACAAGCTGGCCCGGCTCGACCGGATTCTGCAGGCCCTCGAGCTCGGCGATGTAGCCCTGGTGACGGACGCCGGCACACCCCTGATCTCAGACCCGGGGCACGAACTGGTGCAGTCCGTGCTGGCTGCCGGGCACGACGTCAGCCCAGTGCCCGGAGCGTCGGCCGTGATCAGCGCCCTGGTGGTCTCGGGCCTGCCGACGGACAGTTTCGTCTTCCTCGGATACCTGCCGCGCCGCGCCGTCGAGCGGCGGCGCTGGCTGCGGGACCTCGCCCACGAAACCAAAACCCTGGTGCTGTTCGAGGCGCCTCATCGGCTGAGGGCGAGCCTGCAGGACCTGAGGGATACCCTGGGGGCTGACCGGCCGGCGGTCGTTTGCCGCGAACTGACCAAGATCCATGAGCAGGTGGTACGCGGGGATCTGGCAACGCTCCAGCAGCACTTTGAGCGCAACGAGCCGCGCGGAGAGTGCACGCTGGTGATCGCCGGAGCACAGCCGGCGCAGCCTGCGTGGGACGCAGCCCAGGTGCGGCAGGCTGTGGAGC
Coding sequences within it:
- the rsmI gene encoding 16S rRNA (cytidine(1402)-2'-O)-methyltransferase, which produces MGTLFLVATPIGNLEDITLRGLRLLSQVGLIAAEDTRRTRQLLTHFQIVTPVISYHEHNKLARLDRILQALELGDVALVTDAGTPLISDPGHELVQSVLAAGHDVSPVPGASAVISALVVSGLPTDSFVFLGYLPRRAVERRRWLRDLAHETKTLVLFEAPHRLRASLQDLRDTLGADRPAVVCRELTKIHEQVVRGDLATLQQHFERNEPRGECTLVIAGAQPAQPAWDAAQVRQAVERHRQQGMTASQAARTVAAESGLPRATVYQMAMEER